One genomic segment of Pandoraea thiooxydans includes these proteins:
- a CDS encoding haloacid dehalogenase type II, which yields MATDIKAVVFDAYGTLFDVYSVRAAAEQLFPGHGDALAALWRDKQIEYTLLRTLSGPRGEHYRPFWDVTIDALRFATQRLGLSLSPVAEKRLMDEYTCLSSFPENLEALRRLRENGLRLGILSNGNPQMLDIAVKSAGMKGLFEHVLSIDVARKYKTSPEAYQLGTQAFGLSVGEMAFVSSNCWDAIGATWFGYTTFWVNRGGLPLEQLGVTPHGMGRDLRDVVRFVAARNAAPA from the coding sequence ATGGCTACGGATATCAAAGCGGTTGTTTTTGACGCGTATGGCACGTTATTCGACGTGTACTCGGTGCGCGCGGCCGCCGAGCAGTTGTTCCCGGGCCATGGCGATGCGCTTGCCGCGTTGTGGCGCGACAAGCAAATCGAGTACACGCTTCTGCGCACGTTATCGGGGCCGCGCGGCGAGCACTACCGACCCTTCTGGGACGTCACGATCGATGCCTTGCGGTTCGCCACGCAGCGACTGGGCCTGAGCCTGTCGCCAGTGGCGGAGAAGCGGCTGATGGACGAGTACACCTGCCTGTCGTCGTTTCCCGAAAATCTCGAGGCCTTGCGCCGCTTGCGCGAGAACGGGCTGCGCTTGGGCATTTTGTCCAATGGCAACCCGCAAATGCTGGATATCGCCGTCAAGAGTGCCGGCATGAAGGGGTTGTTCGAGCATGTCTTGAGTATTGATGTGGCGCGCAAGTACAAGACTTCGCCCGAAGCGTATCAGTTGGGTACGCAAGCATTCGGGCTGTCTGTTGGCGAAATGGCGTTCGTCTCTAGCAATTGCTGGGATGCGATCGGCGCAACCTGGTTTGGCTACACGACCTTCTGGGTCAACCGGGGCGGGCTGCCGCTGGAGCAGTTGGGCGTGACGCCGCACGGCATGGGCCGTGATCTGCGCGACGTTGTGCGCTTCGTTGCCGCGCGCAACGCGGCGCCAGCTTGA
- the aceB gene encoding malate synthase A translates to MAINLPAGVEIKAEIRPEFEEILTTDALAFVAKLHRAFEARRQELLKARVVRTARLDAGEQPDFLPETKAIREGDWKIAPLPQDLQCRRVEITGPVERKMIINALNSGADSYMTDFEDSNTPNWNNQIEGQINVRDAARGTISLEQNGKTYKLNEKTATLIVRPRGWHLDEKHVLVDGQRVSGGLFDFGLYLFHNAKALLARGSGPYFYLPKIESHLEARLWNDTFVLAQNELGIPQGSIKATVLVETILAAFEMDEILYELRDHSSGLNAGRWDYIFSCIKKFKVNKDFCLADRSKITMTVPFMRAYALLLLKTCHQRNAPAIGGMSALIPIKNDPQANEKAMAGIRSDKARDATDGYDGGWVAHPGLVSVAMEEFVKVLGDRPNQISKRRDDVNVAGKDLLEFQPEAPITESGLRNNINVGIHYLGSWLAGNGCVPIHNLMEDAATAEISRSQVWQWIRSPKGVLDDGRKVSAELVRELIPQELAKVKQTVGGETPTYDRAAKIFEEMSTSENFVEFLTLPLYEEI, encoded by the coding sequence ATGGCGATTAATCTGCCTGCGGGCGTGGAAATCAAGGCGGAAATCCGTCCCGAATTCGAAGAGATCCTGACCACTGACGCATTGGCTTTCGTGGCGAAGTTGCATCGCGCGTTTGAAGCCCGTCGCCAGGAATTGCTCAAGGCGCGCGTGGTCCGCACCGCGCGCCTGGACGCCGGCGAACAGCCTGACTTCCTGCCGGAAACCAAGGCGATTCGTGAAGGCGATTGGAAGATCGCGCCGCTGCCGCAAGACCTGCAGTGCCGCCGCGTCGAAATCACCGGGCCGGTGGAGCGCAAGATGATCATCAACGCGCTCAATTCCGGTGCCGATAGCTACATGACCGATTTCGAGGATTCCAACACGCCCAACTGGAATAATCAGATCGAAGGCCAGATCAACGTGCGCGACGCCGCGCGCGGCACGATCAGCCTGGAACAAAACGGCAAGACCTATAAGCTCAACGAAAAAACCGCCACGTTGATCGTGCGTCCGCGCGGCTGGCACCTCGACGAGAAGCACGTGCTGGTCGATGGGCAGCGCGTCTCCGGCGGGCTGTTCGATTTCGGCCTGTACCTGTTCCATAACGCCAAGGCCCTGTTGGCGCGCGGCAGTGGCCCTTACTTCTACCTGCCGAAGATCGAGAGCCACCTCGAAGCCCGCCTGTGGAATGACACGTTCGTGCTGGCGCAAAACGAGCTGGGAATCCCGCAAGGCTCCATCAAGGCCACGGTGCTGGTCGAGACGATTCTGGCGGCTTTCGAGATGGACGAAATCCTCTATGAATTGCGTGACCATAGCTCCGGCCTGAACGCCGGCCGCTGGGACTACATCTTCTCGTGCATCAAGAAGTTCAAGGTCAACAAGGATTTCTGCCTGGCCGATCGCTCCAAGATCACCATGACGGTGCCGTTCATGCGCGCGTATGCGCTGCTGCTGCTCAAGACCTGCCATCAGCGCAATGCACCGGCCATCGGCGGCATGAGCGCGCTGATCCCCATCAAGAACGATCCGCAAGCCAACGAGAAGGCGATGGCTGGCATTCGCAGCGACAAGGCGCGGGACGCGACCGACGGTTATGACGGCGGCTGGGTGGCACACCCGGGCCTCGTGTCGGTGGCGATGGAAGAGTTCGTCAAGGTGCTGGGCGATCGTCCCAATCAGATCAGCAAGCGGCGCGACGACGTCAACGTGGCTGGCAAGGACCTGCTGGAGTTCCAGCCGGAGGCGCCGATCACCGAAAGCGGCCTGCGCAACAATATCAACGTCGGCATCCACTACCTGGGTTCGTGGCTGGCAGGCAATGGATGCGTGCCGATCCACAATCTGATGGAAGACGCCGCGACCGCCGAGATTTCGCGCTCGCAAGTGTGGCAGTGGATTCGCTCGCCCAAGGGTGTGCTCGACGACGGCCGCAAAGTGAGTGCCGAACTGGTGCGCGAGCTGATTCCGCAGGAGCTTGCCAAAGTGAAGCAGACGGTTGGTGGCGAAACGCCGACTTACGACCGTGCCGCCAAGATCTTCGAGGAAATGAGCACCAGCGAAAATTTCGTCGAATTCCTGACGCTGCCGTTGTACGAAGAAATCTAA
- a CDS encoding LysR family transcriptional regulator yields MDRFKQMETFVAVASRGSLSGAAALEGVAPAIIGRRIDGLEERLGVKLLVRTTRKVTLTYEGSAFLEDCQRILNEMHNAEATVSAGGVKASGHLRITAPAGFGRRHVAPLVPAFLGAHPEVTLTLDLSDRLIDLVNEGFDCAVRLGELPDSSLVSLRLGENRRVCVAAPAYLARHGTPTSLEDLAHHNCLAFGASSNQQRGWTFQQDGKVLNIRVAGSMECTDGAVLHEWCLEGHGLAWRSWWEVGEDIRDKRLVTVLDEFAAPPIGIHAVFPQRKHLPLRVRLFIDYLKHSYSNPVYWEVAEHAESDRHPVPDATAMP; encoded by the coding sequence GTGGATCGTTTCAAACAAATGGAAACTTTCGTCGCTGTCGCCTCGCGGGGCAGCCTGTCGGGTGCCGCAGCGCTCGAGGGCGTGGCGCCGGCGATCATCGGCCGGCGCATCGACGGGCTGGAAGAGCGCCTCGGAGTCAAGCTGCTGGTACGGACCACGCGCAAAGTCACGCTGACCTATGAAGGCTCGGCCTTTCTCGAAGACTGTCAGCGAATTCTTAACGAAATGCACAATGCCGAGGCGACCGTCTCGGCCGGAGGCGTGAAAGCCAGCGGTCATCTGCGCATTACCGCCCCGGCCGGTTTCGGGCGACGGCATGTCGCGCCGCTGGTGCCGGCCTTTCTCGGCGCCCACCCCGAGGTCACGTTGACGCTGGATCTGTCGGACCGGCTGATCGACCTGGTCAATGAAGGTTTCGACTGCGCGGTGCGGCTCGGCGAGTTGCCCGATTCGAGCCTGGTCTCGCTGCGCCTGGGCGAGAACCGCCGGGTGTGCGTGGCCGCGCCGGCCTACCTGGCTCGCCATGGCACGCCGACCTCGCTGGAGGACCTCGCGCATCACAATTGCCTTGCGTTCGGCGCCAGCAGCAACCAGCAGCGCGGCTGGACCTTCCAGCAGGATGGCAAGGTGCTCAACATCCGCGTGGCTGGTTCGATGGAATGCACGGACGGCGCGGTCCTGCACGAGTGGTGTCTCGAGGGGCACGGCCTCGCATGGCGCTCTTGGTGGGAGGTTGGCGAGGATATCCGCGACAAGCGGCTGGTCACCGTGCTCGACGAATTCGCGGCGCCGCCGATCGGCATTCATGCGGTGTTTCCGCAGCGCAAGCACCTGCCGTTGCGCGTGCGGCTGTTCATCGATTACCTGAAACAT
- the ectB gene encoding diaminobutyrate--2-oxoglutarate transaminase, with protein MDLKIFDRMESEVRGYVRSFPVIFKQARGSVLVDEANNEYIDFFSGAGTLNYGHNNPILKKRLIEYLNTDGLVHGLDMATCAKKHFLETVERVLLKPRNWQYTLQFTGPTGTNAVEAALKLARQVKGRQNVISFTHGFHGVTGGSLAVTANAKFRSAAGVGLANTTFMPFDGYLGTDVNTMAYLERMLDDPSSGLDHPAAVIVETVQGEGGVNVASKRWLKELERLCHQHDMLLIVDDIQVGCGRTGNFFSFEVAGIKPDIITLSKSLSGFGLPMSLVLMKPELDVWKPGAHSGTFRGNNMAFVTAAEALDAYWTDSTFADETARKERLVRDWLENLVHSYPGAGLSVRGRGLIQGLATSGRNDMANQIARQAFRHGLVIETSGANDEVLKILPALTIEDDLLKRGLEVIEQSVAHVLASEGASAHVFKFGGNKR; from the coding sequence ATGGACTTAAAAATATTTGACCGGATGGAGTCGGAAGTGCGTGGCTACGTTCGGTCTTTCCCGGTGATTTTCAAACAGGCCAGAGGTTCCGTGCTGGTCGATGAAGCCAACAACGAATACATCGATTTTTTCAGCGGTGCCGGAACCCTCAACTACGGTCATAACAATCCGATTCTGAAAAAACGCCTCATCGAGTATTTGAATACCGATGGACTGGTGCATGGGCTGGATATGGCGACGTGCGCCAAAAAGCATTTTCTCGAGACGGTGGAGAGAGTGCTGCTTAAACCGCGCAACTGGCAATATACGCTGCAATTCACCGGCCCGACGGGTACCAATGCGGTGGAAGCGGCGCTGAAGCTGGCCCGTCAGGTCAAGGGCCGTCAAAACGTCATCTCTTTCACTCACGGCTTTCACGGCGTCACTGGCGGGTCGCTTGCTGTCACCGCCAACGCCAAGTTCCGCAGCGCGGCGGGCGTCGGTCTGGCCAATACCACTTTCATGCCGTTCGACGGTTATCTTGGCACCGACGTCAATACCATGGCGTATCTCGAGCGCATGCTGGACGATCCCAGCAGCGGCCTGGATCATCCGGCCGCGGTGATCGTCGAAACGGTTCAGGGCGAAGGCGGCGTGAACGTCGCCAGCAAGCGTTGGCTCAAGGAGCTCGAGCGTTTGTGCCACCAGCACGACATGCTGCTGATCGTCGACGATATTCAAGTCGGCTGCGGGCGCACCGGCAATTTCTTCAGCTTCGAAGTCGCCGGTATCAAGCCCGACATCATTACATTGTCGAAATCGCTGTCCGGTTTCGGCCTGCCCATGTCGCTCGTGCTGATGAAGCCGGAACTCGACGTCTGGAAGCCCGGCGCCCACAGCGGAACCTTCCGCGGCAACAACATGGCGTTTGTCACTGCGGCCGAAGCGCTCGACGCCTATTGGACGGACAGCACATTTGCCGATGAAACCGCCCGCAAGGAGCGCCTGGTGCGCGACTGGCTGGAGAATCTGGTTCATAGCTATCCGGGCGCCGGCTTGAGCGTGCGCGGTCGGGGCTTGATTCAAGGCCTGGCAACCTCCGGGCGCAACGACATGGCAAACCAGATCGCGCGCCAGGCGTTCAGGCACGGCCTCGTGATCGAGACGTCCGGCGCCAACGACGAAGTCCTCAAGATTCTGCCGGCCTTGACCATCGAGGACGACCTGCTCAAGCGCGGACTCGAAGTCATCGAGCAAAGTGTCGCACATGTGCTGGCCAGCGAAGGCGCCAGCGCCCATGTCTTCAAATTCGGAGGAAACAAACGATGA
- a CDS encoding DEAD/DEAH box helicase produces the protein MEITSKLSALAQTIFAASDENATQASAPAEKTATPGGPTFAELGLNAGILSALEAAGYTQPTPVQQRAIPAALAGRDLLVSSPTGSGKTAAFMLPAIHRFAEWQANHPARAAHPRNEVAAPGEKPRKGQRVRPAPAQPALLVLTPTRELALQVTNAAETYGKHLRRLRTVSILGGMPYRRQLELLARQPEILVATPGRLLDHIASGKIDLSALQILVLDEADRMLDMGFIEDIETIVDATPATRQTLLFSATLDGKISTIVHRLLRNPERIEIAARADQRTNVNIAQSLHYVDDRQHKDRLLAHLLGDRALDQAIVFTSTKRDADQLAGQLDQAGFSSAALHGDMPQGVRNRTLKDMREKRLRVLVATDVAARGIDVPGITHVFNYDLPKFAEDYVHRIGRTGRAGRSGTAVSLAQHSEAHAVRRIERYTRQPLAVNVVAGFEPRRAAPAGNKPAPGKRPGYGRAGKPGGSGNWGNSRDGARQGAGRSFGNREGAGGGFRDGGNRSERGFGGGYAGKSGGNGGGYGRHTKRG, from the coding sequence ATGGAAATCACTTCCAAACTATCTGCGCTCGCGCAGACGATCTTCGCTGCGTCCGACGAAAACGCCACCCAAGCTTCCGCGCCCGCGGAAAAAACCGCGACGCCGGGCGGGCCGACTTTTGCCGAGCTGGGCCTGAATGCCGGCATTCTGTCCGCGCTCGAGGCCGCCGGTTATACGCAGCCCACGCCCGTACAACAGCGCGCGATCCCCGCAGCGCTGGCCGGTCGCGATTTGCTGGTATCGAGCCCGACCGGCTCCGGCAAGACCGCCGCATTCATGTTGCCGGCGATTCACCGCTTCGCTGAATGGCAGGCCAATCACCCCGCGCGTGCGGCGCATCCGCGCAACGAAGTTGCCGCGCCGGGCGAGAAGCCCCGCAAGGGTCAGCGCGTGCGCCCCGCACCGGCACAGCCGGCGCTGCTGGTGCTCACCCCCACGCGTGAGTTGGCCCTGCAGGTCACCAATGCCGCGGAAACCTATGGCAAGCATCTGCGCCGCCTGCGTACGGTCAGTATCCTGGGCGGCATGCCGTATCGCCGTCAGCTTGAACTGCTGGCACGCCAACCGGAAATTCTGGTGGCAACCCCCGGACGCCTGCTCGACCACATCGCCAGCGGAAAAATCGATTTGTCGGCCCTGCAAATCCTGGTGCTGGACGAAGCCGACCGGATGCTCGACATGGGCTTCATCGAAGATATCGAAACGATCGTCGATGCCACACCGGCCACCCGCCAGACACTGCTTTTCTCGGCCACACTCGACGGCAAGATCAGCACGATCGTGCATCGCCTGCTGCGTAACCCCGAGCGCATCGAAATCGCCGCCCGCGCCGACCAGCGGACCAACGTCAATATCGCGCAGTCGCTGCATTACGTCGACGACCGTCAACACAAGGACCGCCTGCTCGCGCATCTGCTCGGCGATCGCGCACTGGACCAGGCGATCGTGTTCACCTCCACCAAACGCGACGCCGACCAACTGGCCGGCCAACTCGATCAGGCCGGTTTCAGTAGCGCCGCGTTGCACGGCGACATGCCCCAGGGCGTGCGCAACCGCACGCTCAAAGACATGCGCGAGAAGCGCTTGCGCGTGCTGGTGGCCACCGACGTCGCAGCGCGCGGCATCGACGTGCCCGGCATCACCCACGTGTTCAACTATGACCTGCCGAAATTCGCCGAGGATTACGTGCACCGCATCGGCCGTACCGGCCGCGCAGGGCGCTCCGGCACGGCCGTGAGCCTGGCGCAGCACAGCGAAGCGCATGCGGTGCGCCGCATCGAGCGTTATACCCGTCAGCCACTGGCAGTCAATGTCGTAGCCGGCTTCGAACCACGCCGTGCGGCACCGGCGGGCAACAAACCTGCCCCTGGCAAGCGCCCTGGCTATGGCCGGGCCGGCAAGCCCGGCGGCTCCGGCAACTGGGGCAATTCGCGCGACGGTGCCCGGCAAGGCGCAGGCCGCTCGTTCGGTAACCGCGAAGGCGCTGGTGGCGGCTTCCGTGACGGCGGCAACCGCTCGGAACGCGGCTTTGGCGGCGGTTACGCCGGCAAAAGCGGCGGTAATGGCGGCGGTTACGGGCGCCATACCAAGCGCGGCTGA
- the ectA gene encoding diaminobutyrate acetyltransferase yields the protein MAVQDPPGLCLRVPDKRDGAQIHRLIEECPPLDLNSQYAYLLLCEHFSDTCVLAQAGDQVLGFISAYEPPSRSDVLFVWQVAVHRQARGRGLGQRMLRTLLQRPHLKHIQYIETTVSPENRASRSLFAALANALQASIDELPLFDRHLFAGHGHDDEPLLRIGPFQASRVLARTDCAAQ from the coding sequence TTGGCCGTGCAGGATCCGCCCGGCTTATGCCTGAGGGTGCCCGACAAGCGCGACGGCGCGCAGATACACCGTCTGATCGAGGAGTGCCCACCGCTCGATCTTAATTCGCAGTACGCCTATCTTTTGTTGTGCGAGCATTTCTCGGACACCTGCGTGCTGGCCCAGGCGGGCGATCAGGTGCTCGGTTTCATCTCGGCCTATGAGCCGCCGTCCCGCTCCGACGTGCTGTTCGTATGGCAAGTCGCCGTCCATCGACAAGCACGCGGCCGGGGGCTCGGGCAACGCATGCTGCGGACGTTGCTGCAGCGCCCGCACTTAAAACATATTCAATATATCGAAACAACGGTCAGCCCGGAAAACCGGGCATCGCGAAGCCTTTTCGCGGCGCTGGCCAACGCATTGCAGGCCTCGATCGACGAGTTGCCGCTGTTTGATCGTCATCTGTTTGCCGGCCACGGCCACGATGACGAACCGCTGCTGCGTATCGGTCCGTTTCAAGCCAGTCGGGTTTTGGCTCGGACAGACTGCGCAGCTCAATGA
- a CDS encoding MarR family winged helix-turn-helix transcriptional regulator translates to MTTPPISSQQYDLRILRALRRITRSIALHSRQLAACSNITAPQLICLRAVIDRGPLTATAISREIHVSASTVVGILDRLEDKGLIRRERGREDRRIVFVSATEAGFKLATETPAPMQKKLSEALNALPELEQATITMALERVVDLIESGGVSAESASEPAPPILDVPTGDVPPESGLVV, encoded by the coding sequence ATGACAACGCCACCAATCAGCAGTCAGCAGTACGATTTGCGCATCCTGCGCGCGCTGCGTCGCATCACGCGATCGATTGCCCTGCATTCCCGGCAGTTGGCCGCCTGCAGCAACATCACGGCGCCTCAATTGATTTGTCTGCGCGCCGTGATCGATCGCGGCCCGCTGACGGCGACCGCGATCAGCCGGGAAATTCATGTCAGCGCCAGCACAGTGGTGGGCATTCTCGATCGCCTGGAAGACAAGGGGTTGATTCGTCGCGAGCGCGGTCGGGAAGATCGGCGGATTGTGTTTGTGTCGGCGACCGAAGCGGGTTTCAAGCTTGCCACCGAAACGCCCGCGCCGATGCAGAAGAAGCTGTCGGAGGCGCTCAATGCGCTACCCGAACTGGAGCAGGCCACGATCACGATGGCGCTAGAGCGAGTTGTCGATCTGATCGAGTCGGGCGGTGTTTCCGCGGAATCGGCGAGCGAGCCCGCTCCGCCGATTCTTGATGTACCTACGGGCGATGTGCCCCCCGAATCAGGATTGGTGGTTTGA